In a genomic window of Callithrix jacchus isolate 240 chromosome 22, calJac240_pri, whole genome shotgun sequence:
- the OR2Z1 gene encoding olfactory receptor 2Z1, translating into MGDVNQSVAPDFILVGLFSHSGSRQLLFSLVAAMFVTGLLGNTALFFLIHVDSRLHTPMYFLLSQLSLFDVGILMVTIPKMASDFMRGEDGISYGGCAAQIFFLTLLGVAEGVLLALMSYDRYVAVCQPLQYAVLMRHQVCLLMVGASWVAGVLNASIETSITMHFPYCASRTVEHFFCEVPALLKLSCADTSAYELALSTSGVLILMGPLSLIVTSYSHVLQAVLSLRSEEARHKAVTTCSSHIVAVGLFYGAAMFMYMVPGTYHSPQQDNLVSLFYSLVTPTLNPLIYSLRNREVWIALVKVLSRAGLRQMCWLHKNCW; encoded by the coding sequence ATGGGGGACGTGAATCAGTCGGTGGCTCCAGACTTCATTCTGGTGGGCCTCTTCAGTCACTCAGGATCACGCCAGCTCCTCTTCTCCCTGGTGGCTGCCATGTTTGTCACAGGCCTTCTGGGCAACACTGCTCTTTTCTTCTTGATCCATGTGGACTCCCGGCTCCACACACCCATGTACTTCCTGCTTAGCCAGCTCTCCCTGTTTGACGTTGGCATCCTCATGGTCACCATCCCCAAGATGGCATCAGACTTTATGCGGGGGGAAGATGGCATCTCTTACGGAGGTTGTGCAGCtcaaatattctttctgacaTTGTTGGGTGTGGCCGAGGGCGTCCTATTGGCCCTCATGTCTTATGATCGTTATGTCGCTGTGTGCCAGCCCCTGCAGTATGCAGTACTTATGAGACACCAGGTGTGTCTGCTGATGGTGGGTGCCTCCTGGGTGGCAGGTGTGCTCAACGCCTCCATCGAGACCTCCATCACCATGCACTTCCCCTACTGTGCCTCCCGTACTGTGGAGCACTTCTTCTGTGAGGTGCCAGCTCTACTGAAGCTCTCCTGTGCAGATACCTCTGCCTATGAGTTGGCGCTGTCCACCTCGGGGGTGCTGATTCTAATGGGCCCTCTTTCCCTCATCGTGACCTCCTACAGTCACGTGTTGCAGGCTGTTCTAAGCCTGCGCTCAGAGGAGGCCAGACACAAGGCTGTTACCACCTGCTCCTCACACATTGTGGCAGTGGGGCTCTTTTACGGTGCAGCCATGTTCATGTACATGGTGCCCGGCACCTACCACAGTCCACAGCAGGATAACCTGGTTTCCCTCTTCTATAGCCTTGTCACCCCTACACTCAATCCCCTTATCTACAGCCTGAGGAACCGGGAGGTTTGGATAGCTTTGGTCAAAGTGCTTAGCAGGGCTGGACTCAGGCAAATGTGTTGGCTACATAAAAACTGCTGGTGA
- the LOC118150154 gene encoding proline-rich protein 23D1-like, translated as MKGSRRPRSPSDSCTVSRSDHAGASSSSSTQSNAPKRQKVEELDPQPGAEPAPVQPGPHHPAQLPLEPLQGPQLPQRKVIIVVLEPGIVLRLSLGEEVLVLDPEGALQFSLLNVLLLVVPEQALVSLKVLSYLAQARWLLLGSAETVWQIDIENASVRVERAEYECAAPSVEEGEAPQGYLPTMGPPSNLVHGISPPSRHILYLKPYYGAPVPQGSSQMPKPGPLRRALLEELQLDLHVLEFSPSQGPRIYHGVLRRPKCTARRRLF; from the exons ATGAAAGGTTCCCGGCGCCCAAGAAGCCCCAGTGATTCCTGCACAGTATCCAGGAGCGACCACGCAGGAGCGAGCag CTCCTCCAGCACACAATCAAATGCCCCCAAACGCCAGAAAGTGGAGGAGCTGGATCCTCAGCCAG GTGCAGAACCAGCTCCAGTGCAGCCAGGTCCCCATCACCCTGCACAGCTGCCCCTGGAACCGCTCCAG GGCCCACAGCTTCCCCAGAGGAAGGTGATCATCGTGGTCTTGGAACCAGGAATAGTCCTGCGCCTGAGCCTCGGAGAGGAGGTCCTGGTGCTGGACCCAGAGGGAGCCCTGCAATTCAGCCTCCTCAATGTGCTCCTCCTGGTGGTCCCTGAGCAAGCCTTGGTGTCCTTGAAGGTTCTCTCGTACCTCGCCCAGGCCCGCTGGCTCCTGCTTGGGAGTGCAGAGACTGTCTGGCAGATTGACATTGAAAATGCATCTGTGAGAGTCGAGAGAGCAGAGTATGAGTGTGCCGCGCCTTCAGTAGAAGAGGGTGAGGCTCCTCAAGGCTACCTGCCCACGATGGGACCCCCATCAAACCTCGTGCATGGAATCAGCCCTCCTTCCCGGCACATCCTCTACCTCAAACCTTACTATGGAGCGCCTGTCCCCCAGGGCTCATCCCAGATGCCCAAGCCTGGTCCCTTGAGACGGGCTCTGCTTGAAGAACTCCAGTTGGATCTCCATGTCCTGGAGTTCTCACCCAGTCAAGGGCCCAGAATCTACCATGGGGTTCTACGGAGGCCCAAGTGCACGGCCCGAAGACGTCTCTTCTAA